A section of the Schistosoma haematobium chromosome ZW, whole genome shotgun sequence genome encodes:
- the MTERF3 gene encoding Transcription termination factor 3, mitochondrial (EggNog:ENOG410VB1P~COG:K~BUSCO:EOG091G0AZ7), with the protein MFRVTSHGAHLQYTIVHVFRKYSLSVDEVYTKSLLNMLSQKSLKLPPSSETHILESTNNLTEGLPDTKDFSVRKIRQFPKCNQEKHFEKPLCELTLHYTNCDTLKTPLRTSNNLLRKFLETQKSIQSLPGNNKLPQKQIKVYLNPNQTPKESIDILSQWFKELELDELVHVPLSSANLAAYIPSCFTLSQLVKLGVNLSKVEAVPGVANMLMKLDFHNDIEPILWRLSDFGFQPKQIARIITAFPKLLKLPLCEISARLTYFTDRKVSSTDVVTMICRVPNILEKPPIEIDKNLGQIKSLIQLENSEIVKVITTEPKIIIHPLPKIKDVFVVLSKMMGFSQSVIHELILTSPKLLITERQHLSDNFKIMHWHLNLPVDLIQIWPEALSAAPHLLHQRCTFLVRRKLFQPDPTKPLYTPLSSIVLQDDDEFCQKYGFTTEEDYDNFLRTL; encoded by the exons ATGTTCAGGGTTACTTCTCACGGTGCGCACCTTCAGTATACAATTGTCCACGTATTCCGTAAATACAGCTTGTCTGTGGATGAGGTGTACACGAAATCGCTCTTAAACATGTTGAGCCAAAAAAGTTTGAAATTACCACCGTCTTCTGAAACACACATTCTGGAAAGCACAAATAACTTAACCGAAGGTCTACCAGATACTAAAGATTTTAGCGTACGTAAAATTCGTCAGTTTCCTAAGTGTAATCAGGAAAAACATTTTGAGAAACCATTATGTGAGTTAACGCTTCATTACACCAATTGTGATACTTTGAAGACTCCACTTCGAACGTCCAATAATTTGCTTCGTAAATTTCTAGAAACCCAGAAATCCATCCAATCTTTGCCGGGCAACAATAAATTGCCACAAAAACAGATAAAAGTCTACTTAAACCCTAACCAAACACCAAAAGAGAGCATAGATATATTATCCCAATGGTTTAAGGAGTTAGAGTTGGACGAACTGGTTCATGTGCCGCTATCTTCTGCCAATCTTGCCGCCTACATCCCaag TTGTTTTACCCTGTCACAACTTGTGAAACTAGGTGTTAATTTATCCAAAGTTGAAGCTGTTCCAGGTGTTGCAAATATGTTGATGAAGCTTGATTTTCATAATGATATTGAACCTATACTATGGCGACTTTCAGACTTTGGATTCCAACCTAAACAAATCGCTCGGATTATTACGGCGTTCCCAAAATTACTTAAA CTACCACTGTGCGAAATCAGTGCACGATTAACTTATTTTACAGATCGGAAAGTTTCGTCTACAGATGTTGTAACAATGATATGTCGAGTTCCTAATATACTCGAAAAACCGCCCATCGAAATAGATAAAAATCTTGGTCAAATAAAGTCACTCATCCAGTTAGAAA ACTCAGAGATTGTTAAAGTAATCACGACGGAACCCAAAATCATTATACACCCATTACCAAAAATTAAG GATGTTTTTGTTGTACTGTCAAAAATGATGGGATTTTCACAGTCAGTTATACATGAATTAATTCTTACTAGCCCGAAGTTATTGATAACAG AACGTCAACATCTGTCAGACAACTTCAAAATTATGCACTGGCATCTTAATCTTCCAGTTGATCTCATACAAATATGGCCAGAAGCTTTATCTGCTGCACCACATTTACTACATCAACGATGCACATTTCTCGTGCGTCGAAAGTTGTTTCAGCCAGATCCAACCAA ACCCCTATATACACCTCTCAGTTCTATAGTTTTACAAGACGACGATGAGTTTTGTCAAAAATACGGATTTACCACAGAAGAGGATTATGACAATTTTCTGCGAACTCTGTGA